A portion of the Oncorhynchus masou masou isolate Uvic2021 unplaced genomic scaffold, UVic_Omas_1.1 unplaced_scaffold_877, whole genome shotgun sequence genome contains these proteins:
- the LOC135537963 gene encoding alpha-2-macroglobulin-like isoform X1 encodes MVLPGLQVWRWILFACFHWLCVCQETPRPVYMVAVPAVIQAGSEAKLCASLLQPNETLVMTVSLMADGQNKRLLHQSSDQEFHRCFQFQAPRVKSDKVQNFKVEVRGETFLSTEERRVMIKPYSPMTFIQTDKPIYNPGQTVLFRVVTLDTHFSPVNQLYNVVELEDVNHNRIGQWVNTTSSGNILQLSHPLNSEAPVGSYTIVVWIGEEKIYHNFKVEQYVLPKFEIKMNLTDKISVVQEEYEVKVCAEYTYGQPVPGKAGVKLCRPLVDNAVIPITIDERNPRGLPDYTPPCHKESLEMDHTGCASYVFNMAPFTKNAGEKLLGDVFSFHAEVQEEGTGITLSEEKNVELSYVIGEFTFVDTPQIYEHGSIIEGKINAVRYNNTPISDMLVYLLEEKGWSSYLRLQNLTTDSRGIARFSVNTTSLPKENINLVVSDSPQVEYPGYRVPYFNRGQHLLSLIQPAAPDIKPSSSLAIQKMEKPLACGQAVSITIRYAIVGETVPKGSVAVLYLALSRGVIVQHGHINVTVQQDSPVAEGDVTLTLAVVPEMAPVVQLLVYSMLPSETVIAHSMNFPTEKCFRNKVLVEFSPADAVPGEENTLRLSARPGSLCGLSAVDQSVGVMEPGKRLDADKIFDLLPVKETTYIPYELEDPVACLRVRPRRSIIPHPYGPSEQTNDPYAVFQTLGLKLATNLDIRVPSCLSYQGNQYYRSYAYGHMAGPGSAGPRLEMAAAGELAAPPPPPIQTLRTFFPETWIWDLVEVGESGSLDVPLTVPDTITTWETEVFCLAPSGFGLAPLVELTVFQPFFLELTLPYSVIRGEHFELKATVFNYLSKCIMVSVTPALSSDYTLTALRDVQHSSCLCANGRKTFSWTMAPSVLGVLNVSVSAEAVRSQTACDNGVVNVPERGRVDTVTRSLLVKAEGTEKSHTYNWLLCPTGEALTEEVELQLPQNVVDGSARISLSVLGDILGRALNNLDGLLQLPYGCGEQNMALLSPNIYILEYLRNTEQLTPAILEKANKFLTSGYQRQLNYKNADGAYSTFGQGLGNTWLTAFVLRSFGKAQSFIYVDPATMERSKTWLERQQGQHGCFRTLGKLLNNRMKGGVTDEVTLTAYITASMLELNMSVTDPVVDHSLSCLKNSTSDLSNTYATALLAYTFTLAGDMETRARLLQHLDTISFQEGGLLHWSQSSSETSPSLEVEISSYFLLASLSASSRSTSDLGYASRIVRWLVRQQNAYGGFSSTQDTVVALQALALYSTRVFSRGGASTVTVRSPSGDRCLFHVNQNNKLLYQERALQDTEGKYSVEVQGSACASVQVALRYNVPTPTRSTTLSVQVTPEVDCNRKSLRPRVTLKLQSRYHGKELTTNMIIVDLKMLSGFSPDPDSLGRLRGSSQVDRVDIKDDHVLMYLTELTSLPFRITLDTIQELPVQNLKPAVVKIYDYYQPSDQAETEYVFPCK; translated from the exons ATGGTTCTTCCTGGGCTTCAGGTTTGGAGATGGATCCTGTTTGCCTGCTTTCACTGGCTTTGTGTCTGTCAAGAGACTCCAAGACC GGTTTACATGGTAGCTGTTCCTGCAGTGATCCAGGCAGGCTCAGAGGCCAAGCTTTGTGCCAGCCTTCTGCAGCCCAACGAGACCCTGGTCATGACCGTATCTCTGATGGCCGACGGGCAGAACAAGAGACTTCTCCACCAGAGTTCTGACCAAGAGTTTCACCGCTGTTTCCAGTTTCAG GCCCCTCGTGTGAAGAGCGACAAAGTGCAGAACTTTAAGGTGGAGGTTCGAGGAGAAACATTCCTAtcaacagaggagagaagagtgatGATCAAACCCTACAGCCCCATGACGTTCATCCAAACGGACAAACCAATCTACAACCCAGGACAAACGG TGCTTTTTAGAGTCGTCACCTTGGATACGCATTTTAGCCCCGTCAATCAGCTG TACAACGTTGTGGAACTTGAG GATGTTAATCACAACCGGATTGGACAGTGGGTCAACACTACATCCAGTGGCAACATTCTGCAGCTTTCTCACCCCCTGAACTCTGAAGCACCTGTAGGATCCTATACCATTGTAGTGTGGATTGGTGAAGAGAAAATCTACCACAACTTCAAGGTAGAACAGTATG TTTTGCCCAAGTTTGAGATCAAAATGAACCTCACTGACAAGATCAGCGTTGTTCAAGAGGAGTATGAAGTGAAAGTGTGTGCGGA ATACACGTATGGGCAGCCTGTACCTGGTAAAGCAGGGGTGAAGTTGTGCCGACCTTTGGTGGACAATGCAGTGATACCAATAACAATTGACGAGAGAAATCCACGAGGACTTCCTGATTACACACCTCCGTGCCACAAAGAGTCATTAGAG ATGGACCATACTGGCTGTGCTTCTTATGTCTTCAACATGGCCCCTTTCACAAAGAATGCAGGAGAGAAATTGCTGGGAGACGTGTTTAGTTTCCATGCAGAAGTACAGGAGGAGGGGACCG GTATTACACTGTCAGAGGAAAAAAATGTAGAGCTCTCCTATGTGATTGGAGAATTCACATTTGTTGACACGCCCCAAATCTATGAGCATGGATCAATTATCGAAGGCAAG ATAAATGCTGTTCGATATAACAACACACCCATCTCTGACATGTTAGTCTACCTGTTGGAGGAGAAAGGCTGGTCCTCATATCTACGACTACAGAACCTAACCACGGACAGTCGTGGTATTGCCAGGTTCTCCGTCAACACAACCAGTCTGCCCAAAGAGAATATTAACCTCGTA GTGAGCGACTCCCCACAAGTGGAGTACCCAGGATACAGGGTCCCCTATTTCAACAGAGGGCAACACCTACTCTCGCTGATCCAGCCCGCTGCCCCTGACATTAAACCGTCCAGCTCCCTGGCTATTCAGAAGATGGAGAAACCACTGGCGTGTGGGCAGGCGGTGTCGATCACCATCCGCTATGCCATCGTAGGGGAGACTGTCCCAAAGGGCTCTGTGGCTGTCCTCTACCTG GCCTTGTCCAGAGGGGTCATAGTTCAGCATGGACACATCAATGTTACTGTGCAGCAGGACAGTCCTG TAGCCGAGGGTGACGTCACCTTGACGTTGGCAGTGGTCCCAGAGATGGCGCCGGTGGTTCAGCTCCTGGTGTACAGTATGCTACCCAGTGAGACTGTCATCGCCCACAGCATGAACTTCCCCACTGAGAAATGCTTCAggaacaag GTGTTGGTGGAGTTCTCTCCCGCCGACGCTGTCCCAGGGGAGGAGAACACCCTGCGTCTCTCGGCCCGGCCCGGTTCCCTCTGTGGCCTCAGTGCTGTTGACCAGAGTGTTGGCGTCATGGAGCCAGGGAAGAGGCTGGATGCTGACAAG ATATTTGATTTGTTACCGGTCAAGGAGACGACCTATATTCCCTACGAGCTTGAAGATCCAGTAGCATGTTTACGCGTTAGACCAAGGAGATCCATAATACCACACCCATATGGACCGTCTGAGCAGACAAATGATCCTTACGCAGTTTTTCAG ACACTGGGACTGAAGCTAGCGACTAACCTGGATATAAGAGTACCTTCCTGCCTCAGTTACCAGGGGAACCAGTACTATCGCTCCTATG CTTACGGCCATATGGCTGGGCCTGGATCAGCGGGTCCTCGACTTGAAATGGCTGCGGCTGGTGAACTTGCcgctccacctcctccacccatACAGACGCTCCGTACATTCTTCCCTGAGACATGGATTTGGGACCTTGTGGAAGTTGG GGAGTCTGGATCTTTAGATGTCCCCCTGACAGTCCCAGACACCATCACCACCTGGGAGACTGAGGTCTTCTGCCTGGCCCCCAGTGGCTTCGGTCTGGCTCCTCTGGTGGAGCTCACGGTCTTCCAGCCCTTCTTCCTGGAGCTCACCCTGCCCTACTCAGTCATCCGGGGAGAGCACTTTGAGCTGAAGGCCACTGTGTTTAACTACCTCTCCAAGTGCATCATG GTTTCTGTGACTCCAGCTCTTTCCTCAGACTACACTCTCACAGCCTTGCGTGATGTCCAGCACTCCTCGTGCTTGTGTGCCAATGGACGAAAGACCTTCAGTTGGACAATGGCCCCCTCTGTCCTGG GGGTTTTGAACGTGTCTGTTAGTGCGGAGGCTGTCCGGTCCCAGACTGCGTGTGACAATGGGGTTGTGAACGTACCGGAGAGAGGACGCGTTGACACGGTCACACGGAGCCTGCTGGTGAAG gctgagggaacagagaAGAGCCACACCTACAACTGGTTGCTGTGTCCTACTG GAGAAGCTCTGACGGAGGAGGTGGAACTGCAACTTCCCCAGAATGTGGTGGATGGCTCTGCTAGGATTTCCCTCTCGGTTCTGG GGGACATCCTGGGTCGGGCCCTCAACAACCTGGATGGACTGTTGCAGCTGCCGTATGGGTGCGGGGAGCAGAATATGGCCCTGCTCTCCCCCAATATCTACATCCTGGAGTACCTGAGGAACACGGAGCAGCTCACGCCAGCCATCCTAGAAAAGGCCAACAAGTTCCTCACTAGTG GTTACCAAAGGCAGCTGAACTACAAGAATGCTGATGGTGCGTACAGCACGTTTGGACAAGGCTTGGGGAACACCTG GCTGACTGCTTTTGTCTTGAGATCCTTTGGCAAAGCCCAGTCTTTCATCTATGTTGACCCGGCAACGATGGAGCGATCCAAGACTTGGTTGGAACGTCAACAAGGCCAACATGGCTGTTTCAGAACTTTAGGGAAGCTCTTGAACAACCGAATGAAG GGTGGAGTGACGGATGAAGTCACACTGACGGCTTACATCACTGCATCAATGCTGGAGCTCAACATGTCCGTGACG GATCCTGTTGTGGACCACAGCTTGTCTTGCCTGAAGAACTCCACCAGTGATTTGTCCAACACCTACGCTACTGCTCTGCTGGCCTACACCTTCACCCTGGCAGGTGACATGGAGACACGGGCCCGGCTTCTGCAGCACCTCGACACCATCTCATTTCAAGAGG GTGGTCTCCTGCACTGGTCCCAGTCCTCCTCGGAGACCTCACCCTCCCTGGAGGTGGAGATCAGCTCCTACTTTCTGCTGGCGTCCCTCAGCGCCTCTTCTCGGTCTACCTCTGACCTGGGCTACGCCTCCCGCATAGTCAGGTGGCTGGTGAGGCAGCAGAACGCCTACGGAGGCTTCTCTTCCACCCAG GACACGGTGGTGGCCCTCCAGGCCCTGGCTCTCTACTCCACCAGGGTGTTCAGTAGAGGAGGAGCCAGCACAGTGACGGTAAGGTCTCCCAGTGGGGACCGGTGCCTCTTCCATGTGAACCAAAACAACAAGCTTCTGTACCAGGAGAGGGCGCTGCAGGACACAGAAGGGAAGTACAGCGTTGAAGTGCAGGGCAGTGCTTGTGCCTCAGTGCAG GTGGCGCTCCGCTACAACGTCCCTACTCCTACCAGAAGCACAACGCTCAGTGTCCAGGTGACTCCAGAGGTGGACTGCAACAGGAAGTCTTTGAGACCCAGAGTCACGCTGAAGCTCCAGTCTCG ATATCATGGAAAGGAGCTCACCACCAATATGATTATAGTGGATTTGAAAATGCTCTCTGGGTTTTCTCCAGATCCAGACTCTTTGGGGAGG CTGAGGGGTTCAAGTCAAGTGGATCGTGTTGATATCAAAGATGACCATGTGTTAATGTACTTGACAGAG CTGACATCACTTCCTTTCCGCATCACCCTGGACACAATACAGGAGCTCCCAGTACAGAATCTAAAGCCAGCAGTGGTCAAGATCTATGACTACTACCAGCCAA GTGACCAGGCTGAGACAGAATACGTCTTCCCTTGCAAGTAG
- the LOC135537963 gene encoding alpha-2-macroglobulin-like isoform X2, translating into MVLPGLQVWRWILFACFHWLCVCQETPRPVYMVAVPAVIQAGSEAKLCASLLQPNETLVMTVSLMADGQNKRLLHQSSDQEFHRCFQFQAPRVKSDKVQNFKVEVRGETFLSTEERRVMIKPYSPMTFIQTDKPIYNPGQTVLFRVVTLDTHFSPVNQLYNVVELEDVNHNRIGQWVNTTSSGNILQLSHPLNSEAPVGSYTIVVWIGEEKIYHNFKVEQYVLPKFEIKMNLTDKISVVQEEYEVKVCAEYTYGQPVPGKAGVKLCRPLVDNAVIPITIDERNPRGLPDYTPPCHKESLEMDHTGCASYVFNMAPFTKNAGEKLLGDVFSFHAEVQEEGTGITLSEEKNVELSYVIGEFTFVDTPQIYEHGSIIEGKINAVRYNNTPISDMLVYLLEEKGWSSYLRLQNLTTDSRGIARFSVNTTSLPKENINLVVSDSPQVEYPGYRVPYFNRGQHLLSLIQPAAPDIKPSSSLAIQKMEKPLACGQAVSITIRYAIVGETVPKGSVAVLYLALSRGVIVQHGHINVTVQQDSPVAEGDVTLTLAVVPEMAPVVQLLVYSMLPSETVIAHSMNFPTEKCFRNKVLVEFSPADAVPGEENTLRLSARPGSLCGLSAVDQSVGVMEPGKRLDADKIFDLLPVKETTYIPYELEDPVACLRVRPRRSIIPHPYGPSEQTNDPYAVFQTLGLKLATNLDIRVPSCLSYQGNQYYRSYVAYGHMAGPGSAGPRLEMAAAGELAAPPPPPIQTLRTFFPETWIWDLVEVGESGSLDVPLTVPDTITTWETEVFCLAPSGFGLAPLVELTVFQPFFLELTLPYSVIRGEHFELKATVFNYLSKCIMVSVTPALSSDYTLTALRDVQHSSCLCANGRKTFSWTMAPSVLGVLNVSVSAEAVRSQTACDNGVVNVPERGRVDTVTRSLLVKAEGTEKSHTYNWLLCPTGEALTEEVELQLPQNVVDGSARISLSVLGDILGRALNNLDGLLQLPYGCGEQNMALLSPNIYILEYLRNTEQLTPAILEKANKFLTSGYQRQLNYKNADGAYSTFGQGLGNTWLTAFVLRSFGKAQSFIYVDPATMERSKTWLERQQGQHGCFRTLGKLLNNRMKGGVTDEVTLTAYITASMLELNMSVTDPVVDHSLSCLKNSTSDLSNTYATALLAYTFTLAGDMETRARLLQHLDTISFQEGGLLHWSQSSSETSPSLEVEISSYFLLASLSASSRSTSDLGYASRIVRWLVRQQNAYGGFSSTQDTVVALQALALYSTRVFSRGGASTVTVRSPSGDRCLFHVNQNNKLLYQERALQDTEGKYSVEVQGSACASVQVALRYNVPTPTRSTTLSVQVTPEVDCNRKSLRPRVTLKLQSRYHGKELTTNMIIVDLKMLSGFSPDPDSLGRLRGSSQVDRVDIKDDHVLMYLTELTSLPFRITLDTIQELPVQNLKPAVVKIYDYYQPSDQAETEYVFPCK; encoded by the exons ATGGTTCTTCCTGGGCTTCAGGTTTGGAGATGGATCCTGTTTGCCTGCTTTCACTGGCTTTGTGTCTGTCAAGAGACTCCAAGACC GGTTTACATGGTAGCTGTTCCTGCAGTGATCCAGGCAGGCTCAGAGGCCAAGCTTTGTGCCAGCCTTCTGCAGCCCAACGAGACCCTGGTCATGACCGTATCTCTGATGGCCGACGGGCAGAACAAGAGACTTCTCCACCAGAGTTCTGACCAAGAGTTTCACCGCTGTTTCCAGTTTCAG GCCCCTCGTGTGAAGAGCGACAAAGTGCAGAACTTTAAGGTGGAGGTTCGAGGAGAAACATTCCTAtcaacagaggagagaagagtgatGATCAAACCCTACAGCCCCATGACGTTCATCCAAACGGACAAACCAATCTACAACCCAGGACAAACGG TGCTTTTTAGAGTCGTCACCTTGGATACGCATTTTAGCCCCGTCAATCAGCTG TACAACGTTGTGGAACTTGAG GATGTTAATCACAACCGGATTGGACAGTGGGTCAACACTACATCCAGTGGCAACATTCTGCAGCTTTCTCACCCCCTGAACTCTGAAGCACCTGTAGGATCCTATACCATTGTAGTGTGGATTGGTGAAGAGAAAATCTACCACAACTTCAAGGTAGAACAGTATG TTTTGCCCAAGTTTGAGATCAAAATGAACCTCACTGACAAGATCAGCGTTGTTCAAGAGGAGTATGAAGTGAAAGTGTGTGCGGA ATACACGTATGGGCAGCCTGTACCTGGTAAAGCAGGGGTGAAGTTGTGCCGACCTTTGGTGGACAATGCAGTGATACCAATAACAATTGACGAGAGAAATCCACGAGGACTTCCTGATTACACACCTCCGTGCCACAAAGAGTCATTAGAG ATGGACCATACTGGCTGTGCTTCTTATGTCTTCAACATGGCCCCTTTCACAAAGAATGCAGGAGAGAAATTGCTGGGAGACGTGTTTAGTTTCCATGCAGAAGTACAGGAGGAGGGGACCG GTATTACACTGTCAGAGGAAAAAAATGTAGAGCTCTCCTATGTGATTGGAGAATTCACATTTGTTGACACGCCCCAAATCTATGAGCATGGATCAATTATCGAAGGCAAG ATAAATGCTGTTCGATATAACAACACACCCATCTCTGACATGTTAGTCTACCTGTTGGAGGAGAAAGGCTGGTCCTCATATCTACGACTACAGAACCTAACCACGGACAGTCGTGGTATTGCCAGGTTCTCCGTCAACACAACCAGTCTGCCCAAAGAGAATATTAACCTCGTA GTGAGCGACTCCCCACAAGTGGAGTACCCAGGATACAGGGTCCCCTATTTCAACAGAGGGCAACACCTACTCTCGCTGATCCAGCCCGCTGCCCCTGACATTAAACCGTCCAGCTCCCTGGCTATTCAGAAGATGGAGAAACCACTGGCGTGTGGGCAGGCGGTGTCGATCACCATCCGCTATGCCATCGTAGGGGAGACTGTCCCAAAGGGCTCTGTGGCTGTCCTCTACCTG GCCTTGTCCAGAGGGGTCATAGTTCAGCATGGACACATCAATGTTACTGTGCAGCAGGACAGTCCTG TAGCCGAGGGTGACGTCACCTTGACGTTGGCAGTGGTCCCAGAGATGGCGCCGGTGGTTCAGCTCCTGGTGTACAGTATGCTACCCAGTGAGACTGTCATCGCCCACAGCATGAACTTCCCCACTGAGAAATGCTTCAggaacaag GTGTTGGTGGAGTTCTCTCCCGCCGACGCTGTCCCAGGGGAGGAGAACACCCTGCGTCTCTCGGCCCGGCCCGGTTCCCTCTGTGGCCTCAGTGCTGTTGACCAGAGTGTTGGCGTCATGGAGCCAGGGAAGAGGCTGGATGCTGACAAG ATATTTGATTTGTTACCGGTCAAGGAGACGACCTATATTCCCTACGAGCTTGAAGATCCAGTAGCATGTTTACGCGTTAGACCAAGGAGATCCATAATACCACACCCATATGGACCGTCTGAGCAGACAAATGATCCTTACGCAGTTTTTCAG ACACTGGGACTGAAGCTAGCGACTAACCTGGATATAAGAGTACCTTCCTGCCTCAGTTACCAGGGGAACCAGTACTATCGCTCCTATG TAGCTTACGGCCATATGGCTGGGCCTGGATCAGCGGGTCCTCGACTTGAAATGGCTGCGGCTGGTGAACTTGCcgctccacctcctccacccatACAGACGCTCCGTACATTCTTCCCTGAGACATGGATTTGGGACCTTGTGGAAGTTGG GGAGTCTGGATCTTTAGATGTCCCCCTGACAGTCCCAGACACCATCACCACCTGGGAGACTGAGGTCTTCTGCCTGGCCCCCAGTGGCTTCGGTCTGGCTCCTCTGGTGGAGCTCACGGTCTTCCAGCCCTTCTTCCTGGAGCTCACCCTGCCCTACTCAGTCATCCGGGGAGAGCACTTTGAGCTGAAGGCCACTGTGTTTAACTACCTCTCCAAGTGCATCATG GTTTCTGTGACTCCAGCTCTTTCCTCAGACTACACTCTCACAGCCTTGCGTGATGTCCAGCACTCCTCGTGCTTGTGTGCCAATGGACGAAAGACCTTCAGTTGGACAATGGCCCCCTCTGTCCTGG GGGTTTTGAACGTGTCTGTTAGTGCGGAGGCTGTCCGGTCCCAGACTGCGTGTGACAATGGGGTTGTGAACGTACCGGAGAGAGGACGCGTTGACACGGTCACACGGAGCCTGCTGGTGAAG gctgagggaacagagaAGAGCCACACCTACAACTGGTTGCTGTGTCCTACTG GAGAAGCTCTGACGGAGGAGGTGGAACTGCAACTTCCCCAGAATGTGGTGGATGGCTCTGCTAGGATTTCCCTCTCGGTTCTGG GGGACATCCTGGGTCGGGCCCTCAACAACCTGGATGGACTGTTGCAGCTGCCGTATGGGTGCGGGGAGCAGAATATGGCCCTGCTCTCCCCCAATATCTACATCCTGGAGTACCTGAGGAACACGGAGCAGCTCACGCCAGCCATCCTAGAAAAGGCCAACAAGTTCCTCACTAGTG GTTACCAAAGGCAGCTGAACTACAAGAATGCTGATGGTGCGTACAGCACGTTTGGACAAGGCTTGGGGAACACCTG GCTGACTGCTTTTGTCTTGAGATCCTTTGGCAAAGCCCAGTCTTTCATCTATGTTGACCCGGCAACGATGGAGCGATCCAAGACTTGGTTGGAACGTCAACAAGGCCAACATGGCTGTTTCAGAACTTTAGGGAAGCTCTTGAACAACCGAATGAAG GGTGGAGTGACGGATGAAGTCACACTGACGGCTTACATCACTGCATCAATGCTGGAGCTCAACATGTCCGTGACG GATCCTGTTGTGGACCACAGCTTGTCTTGCCTGAAGAACTCCACCAGTGATTTGTCCAACACCTACGCTACTGCTCTGCTGGCCTACACCTTCACCCTGGCAGGTGACATGGAGACACGGGCCCGGCTTCTGCAGCACCTCGACACCATCTCATTTCAAGAGG GTGGTCTCCTGCACTGGTCCCAGTCCTCCTCGGAGACCTCACCCTCCCTGGAGGTGGAGATCAGCTCCTACTTTCTGCTGGCGTCCCTCAGCGCCTCTTCTCGGTCTACCTCTGACCTGGGCTACGCCTCCCGCATAGTCAGGTGGCTGGTGAGGCAGCAGAACGCCTACGGAGGCTTCTCTTCCACCCAG GACACGGTGGTGGCCCTCCAGGCCCTGGCTCTCTACTCCACCAGGGTGTTCAGTAGAGGAGGAGCCAGCACAGTGACGGTAAGGTCTCCCAGTGGGGACCGGTGCCTCTTCCATGTGAACCAAAACAACAAGCTTCTGTACCAGGAGAGGGCGCTGCAGGACACAGAAGGGAAGTACAGCGTTGAAGTGCAGGGCAGTGCTTGTGCCTCAGTGCAG GTGGCGCTCCGCTACAACGTCCCTACTCCTACCAGAAGCACAACGCTCAGTGTCCAGGTGACTCCAGAGGTGGACTGCAACAGGAAGTCTTTGAGACCCAGAGTCACGCTGAAGCTCCAGTCTCG ATATCATGGAAAGGAGCTCACCACCAATATGATTATAGTGGATTTGAAAATGCTCTCTGGGTTTTCTCCAGATCCAGACTCTTTGGGGAGG CTGAGGGGTTCAAGTCAAGTGGATCGTGTTGATATCAAAGATGACCATGTGTTAATGTACTTGACAGAG CTGACATCACTTCCTTTCCGCATCACCCTGGACACAATACAGGAGCTCCCAGTACAGAATCTAAAGCCAGCAGTGGTCAAGATCTATGACTACTACCAGCCAA GTGACCAGGCTGAGACAGAATACGTCTTCCCTTGCAAGTAG